Genomic segment of Paenibacillus sp. FSL R5-0623:
GTACTGCCCTGGAGAAACTGGTGGCTGATGGACGGATTCACCCGGCACGGATTGAAGAGATGGTTGAGAAATCCCGCAAAGAAGTGGATGAGCGCATCCGTGAATACGGTGAGCAAGCTACCTTTGAAGTGGGCGTGCATGGTCTGCATCCGGATCTGATCAAAATTTTGGGCCGGTTGAAGTTCCGTACAAGTTACGGTCAAAACGTCTTGAAACATTCCATGGAAGTCGCTTATCTGGCTGGACTGATGGCTGGCGAACTCGGAGAAGACGTAACTCTGGCAAGACGTGCAGGTCTATTGCATGACATCGGTAAAGCGCTGGATCACGAAGTGGAAGGATCACACGTCGAAATTGGCGTGGAACTGGCGAAGAAATACAAAGAACATCCGGTTGTAATCAACAGTATCGCGTCCCATCACGGAGATTGCGAAGCGACTTCGGTCATTGCCATGTTGGTTGGCGCAGCAGATGCGCTATCCGCAGCAAGACCAGGCGCACGCCGCGAAACGCTGGAAACGTATATCAAACGACTGGAAAAGCTGGAAGAAATCTCAGAGTCCTTCGAAGGTGTCGAGAAATCGTATGCCATTCAGGCCGGACGCGAAGTTCGCGTTATGGTACAGCCTGAGAAGATCGATGATGCTGAAGCCTTCCGCTTAGCCCGTGACATCACGAAGATGATTGAGAATGAACTCGATTATCCGGGTCACATCAAAGTCACCGTCATCCGGGAAACCCGTGCGGTTGAATACGCAAAATAGAGCATTACGGAAAAGTGGCCGCAGTAGTGGGCCACTTTTCCTGTTGATAGCCTGTTAAAAGGCAACTACACATCATGGAGCATGAGATAGAGTCCTGCAAAGGTTCAACATTTGAAGTAAGAGGACTTTGCAGGAATTGAGGAGGCAGTAATCAATGAAAGTTTTGTTTATTGGTGACATTGTAGGTAACGTGGGACGTAAGGCATTAAAGGAAAATTTACCATATCTGAAATCGAAGTATAAGCCACATGTGGTGATTGTGAATGGTGAAAATGCGGCAGCAGGTCGCGGCATTACCGGTGCAATCGCAAATGAGTTTTTCAACTGGGGTGTACATGGTATTACACTTGGTAATCATACTTGGGACAATAAAGATATTTTTGATTTTATAGATGATGAGCCCCGCATGATTCGTCCAGCGAACTTTCCACCAGGCACACCAGGACGAGGATACACGGTTGTCAAAGGCGAAGGGAAAGAACTGGCGATTGTCAATCTTCAAGGAAGAACGTTCCTGCCTGCTCTGGATTGTCCATTCCGTGTAGCTGATGAAATTGTAGATGAGCTGCGCCAAGACCATAAATGTATTTTGGTCGATATGCATGCTGAAGCGACGTCAGAAAAGATTGCCATGGGATGGCATCTGGATGGACGTGCGTCTCTCGTTGTAGGTACACATACGCATGTACAGAGTAATGATGATCGGATTTTACCTGGAGGAACAGCTTACTTGACGGATGCAGGCATGGTAGGGCCTCGTGACGGCATATTGGGCATGGAGCGTGAGGCCGTGCTGCGTAAGTTCTACACTCAGCTACCTGTACGTTTTGTTGTGGATGATGGCAAATGGCACTTCCATGGTGTTTTTGTTGAAATTGATGAAGCTACAGGTGCGGCAACACGCATCGAAAAAATTCGTCTGATGGAGGACGAGTGGCGCATGGAATAGGGGTATTGTCCCAATTTGCAGGGAAACCCGTCTAAAAAGAAGGAATTTTTTTGCCTCCCGCGAATAACATCTAGTAAGTGGAAACAAACTTTCAACATTCCCAGGGAGGTACTTACCATGGATGTATTAAAAGTTTCAGCAAAGTCCAATCCTAATTCTGTAGCCGGCGCTCTTGCAGGGGTTCTTCGTGAACGTGGAAATGCTGAACTGCAGGCAATTGGAGCGGGAGCACTGAACCAAGCCATTAAAGCGGTAGCGATAGCCCGGGGATTTGTAGCACCAAGCGGAGTTGACCTGATTTGTATTCCAGCTTTTACAGACATTGTGATCGACGGCGAGGACCGAACGGCCATTAAGCTGATTGTGGAGCCCAGATAATACATGCAGTATGCATTGAACCTGTTTACGATGTAGACAGGTTTTTTTGCGTTTTTTTGCAATAACATATTGAGGAGGGTTTAAGATGTCCATGTCTGATTGGCGTGTAGCTGATTTTCACTGTGATGCACTGAGCAAAATTTTGATGCAGCCTGCTCTTTCATTTGAAAATGCTCCACAACTGGATGTGAACTTGCAACGTTTGAAAGAAGGGAATATAGGGTTGCAGGCGTTCGCCATCTATTTACCCGAAGTGCTGGGCAGAGGCAAGTTTGAACATGTGATGGGACAGTTGGAGATTTATCGTAGACGTGTAGAGAGAAGTCAGGAGCGGCCTGACGGCACACAGACGTTGTTATGGCGGGAACAGGTGGCTCAGGTGGGGCAAACAGAGGGTCCGTGGGGATTAATCACACTGGAGGGTGTGGATGGCCTGGAGGGCAACCTGTTCTATCTGGAGTTATGTTATCAGATGGGCGTTCGAATTATTGGACTAACGTGGAATTATGCCAATTGGGCGGCTGACGGAGTCATGGAGAAGCGTGGAGCAGGTCTGACGGAGAAGGGGAAAGAACTGGTGCGCCAGTGTAATGAAATCGGAATGCTGCTGGATGTGTCACATCTGACGGAGAAAGGGTTTTGGGAACTGGCTGATTTGAGCAAACGTCCGTTTATCGCCTCCCACTCCAACAGCTACAGCGTATGTCCCCATGTGCGTAATCTGAAAGATGATCAGATTCAGGCTATCATTGCCCGGGAAGGGCGGATTGGACTGACGTTTGTACCCTGGTTTGTAAAGCAGGAGGGGGAAGTACGTATAGAAGATCTGCTGCCTCATATTGAGCAATTCTGTTCTCTCGGCGGGCAGCATCACCTGATGATGGGGTCTGATTTTGATGGGATTTCAACGTATATTCAGAAACTTGAACATTCAGGACATTACCCGAGACTGACGGAAATCCTGCTCAAGCATTACGATGAACAACTGGTACGTGGCTGGTTGTGGGGGAATGCGATGAGTTATCTTGGGGAACACTTGCCAGAGAGCAATCCGAAGATGCAAATGAAGGGCAATTCCATGAAATAGTGAACTGGTGTGTGCGTTGAATGGGTTGAATTGAAACTTGTTTTCCAAATAAAGGAGGGGAATGATGGCGAAATAAGTGTATTTCATGAATTTTCACCAGTTCGTTTTCATTTCACTCCAAAAAGGGGTATAATACCATTGGATTGTTAAGAGCCTGAGTACAGGCCATAGATAAACAAGGAGTGAAATTTACAATGAGTAAAACAGTACCTGTGGGCGTATCTGCCCGTCACATTCATGTATCCCAAGAGCACGTTGAAATTTTGTTTGGCAAAGGTTATGAACTGACTGAATTTAAACCTCTGTCCCAGCCTGGCCAATACGCTGCTAACGAAACTGTAGCGGTAATTGGTTCGAAAGGACAGTTTGATAAAGTGCGTATCCTTGGACCTGTTCGCCCTGAAACGCAACTGGAGATCTCCATGACAGATTCATTTGCGATTGGTGTTAAAGCACCTGTACGTGAATCTGGAAGCATTGAAGGTACACCAGGAATCACAATTAAAGGTCCTGCTGGCGAAGTAACAATTGATAAAGGTGTTATCGTTGCTGCTCGTCACATTCACTTCCATACTTCTGATGCTGCTAAATGGGGTATCGAGGACAAACAAATGTTGAAAGTTCGCCTGGGCGGAGATCGCGGTCTTGTACTGGAAAATGTACTTGCTCGTGTATCCGATTCTTTTGCACTGGACATGCATATTGATACAGATGAAGCTAACGCTGCTGGCGCTCGTAATGGCGACACTGCTGAAATCATCGATTAATTACATGTAATAGCTTCAGCCGCCAATTGGGGCGGTCTGAATAACATATAAACCTGAGCACAGCCATCAGGGCCGGTTAATTCCAGCCCTGATGGCAAGGCTTAGGTTTTTGTGTTTTCTGAGTGTTCTTCTGCGCATGGCATGTTTCGGATTAGACGAAGGGACATACGGTTTGGATGTGGAACTACAGCCCAATTCATGCTATAATTTGCTGTAATGCTCTTTTAATGTTCCACGCAAGAAATTCATGTGGAACAGGGATGAATGTACGATTTTTTATTAATAGAGGCTGTAAGGAGTGACCGAAGGAAATGGCTAAAGACTCAAAAAAGGATTACTCCCAATATTTTGATTTCTCGGATGCCAAAGTAATTTCGCAAGATGAATTCAGCAAAAAGATAAGAATCCGGGGCCGTGAGATTAACATCAAATCGGAACCCAATCATCGTCAGGAGAAACAGCGGGGCAAGGAAGACGTCCAGGTGCTTTACGAAAATGCCGTTCCCGATGAACTGAAAAACATAGGGAAAGGCAAACATTATATTGTATATACGTATGGATGTCAGATGAACGAGCATGACTCGGAGACCATCAAAGGACTGCTCGAGTCTATGGGATATCAGGCTACAGAGAATCGCAAAGAAGCTGATGTTATTCTGCTCAATACGTGTGCCATACGGGAAAATGCGGAAGATAAAGTATTTGGTGAGCTTGGTCACCTGAAAACGCTAAAACTCGAACGTCCGGGATTGTTACTTGGCGTATGCGGTTGTATGTCCCAAGAAGAAGGCGTCGTCAACCGAATTATGCAGAAGCATGGGTTTGTGGATATGATCTTTGGTACACATAATGTGCATCGACTGCCACATCTAATCCAGGAAGCGCTGTTCAGCAAAGAAATGGTTGTTGAAGTGTGGTCCAAGGAAGGCGACATCATTGAGAACCTGCCGAAGAAACGTGAGGGTATGCGCGGCTGGGTGAACATTATGTATGGCTGCGACAAGTTCTGTACATATTGCATCGTTCCGTTCACACGGGGCAAAGAACGCAGCCGTCTTCCTGAAGATGTCATTGCCGAGGTTAGGGATTTGGCACGACAAGGCTTTAAGGAGATCACGTTGCTTGGTCAAAATGTGAATGCGTACGGCAAGGATTTTACCGACCTGAATTACAGCTTTGGTGACTTGATGGATGCTATTCGCCAGATTGATATTCCAAGAGTACGGTTTACAACCAGTCACCCACGTGACTTCGATGACCGCTTGATTGAAGTGCTGGCCAAGGGCGGAAATCTGGTGGAGCACATTCATCTTCCGGTGCAATCTGGCAGTTCGGAAGTACTCAAACGAATGAGCCGCAAGTATAACCGGGAACACTATCTGAAACTGGCTGACAAAATTAAAAAGGCCATCCCGGATGTTGTGTTGACAACGGATATTATTGTTGGTTTTCCGGGGGAAACGGAAGAACAGTTTGAAGATACACTTTCCCTTGTCCGTGAAGTAGGGTATGATTTTGCTTATACCTTTATTTATTCCCCACGGGAAGGTACACCGGCTGCGGTGATGGAAGACAACGTACCGATGGAAGTGAAGAAGGAACGGTTGAAGCGCTTGAACGAAACGATCAACGAATACAGCCAGCGAAGCAATGAACAGCAACGCGGCAAAATCGTTGAAGTACTCGTTGAAGGCGAGAGCAAACGGAATTCTGAAGTTCTGGCAGGACGTACGCGCAGCAACAAGCTGGTGCATTTTGAAGGACCCAAAGAATTGATCGGTACTTTTGTACAAGTGGAAATCACCGATCCGATGACTTTTTATATTCGGGGCAACCTGCTCTCCGAGCCGGTAGCTGCCAATCAGTAATAGTAATACACACACCAATAAGATGAGAATTTTGGGGTTCAAGATCAGGTTCGGACATTTGCGCAAGTAGCGGAGGGGACGGAATCGGTCTGTAGAAGCGAAGCGTTCGCCTTTGTCTCCGGATTTTAACCTTGAACAGTTGTAATCAGAAAAATCTGGAGACAACAGCGATCAAAAGAACGATCCGTACCCGCAGCGGTCATGGAGCAGACGTTTGAACTCATTTGAGCCCAGGTTCTCATCTTATATCATCTCATAGAATGGAGCGATTTCAGTGGCGCAGGAAGAAGTGCAGTACAACCATTATGGAATGCCAACCTACGATACGCGCAATCTGGTCATACGCGACGACATTATGGGAAAAGCCAAAGAATTGGCTGATATGCTCGGAACGAGTGAGGAAGTTAGACAGTTTCAACAGGCTGAAACCAAAATTCGGGATCATGAGCGCATCCAGCAGTTGATTGCAACGATCAAGAAAAAACAAAAAGAGATTGTTGCTTTTGAAAGCTTCAAAAATGTGGAGATGGTCAGCAAAATTGAACAGGAAATTGATGATCTGCAAAGCGAACTGGACAGTATTCCATTGGTTACGGAATTCCAGCAGAGCCAGAGCGACATCAACTATTTGCTTCAACTAGTGATCTCCGTAATCCGGGATACAGTTTCTGAAAAAGTAAACGTGGAGGCTGGAACGGATTCACCTCCGACCAGTTGCGGTTAAATGACGGAAGGGTGCGGACGCTGTCCGCGCCTTTTTTGACATTACATAACCGTTAACGTGGAGTGGCTATCGCCAAGTACTCGGAATATAATTCCAAGCAAAGCTCCACGCTGTGGGGTTATTTTGTGTGGCGCAGCTGATTTTTAATGATAAAGGCACATGACATCAAGAGAGCTTGATACGTACAGTGAATAAAGGAGAAATGAATAATGAGTATTTTGGACAAAATGGTGGAAGACGGAGACGGACGATTCTGGGGATTTCTCGGCTGTCGTTATATTAAAGGAGACGGCAAAGAAGTACAGATCGCGTTGACAGCAGGCGAACATCATACCAACTCCATGGGGATTATCCATGGGGGTGTATTAACTTCACTGATGGACCAGGCGATGGGTATGGTTGCAACAGCAGCAATGGAAGTGGACGGCTGTGTGACAACGAATCTGAACGTACATTTTCTCGCACCAATGAAACAAGGGGAATTAATGGTGACAGCTACGGTACTGCATCAAGCAGGACGCAGTGTGACGACTCAATCGGAGGTTCGTGATGCATCGGGCACGTTGGGATGTATGGCTACGGCGACATTCCGCATAGCACGCCCGAGAACGTAACGCACGAATCCTGCGGTTGACAAAAGATATTATTATGTCATAATGAAATTATCAAAATGAAAATAGTCGGTGGTGCCCATGAGCGAAAACTACGAACACTTCAATGCAGAGAGCGACGAACAAGCAGCACGTGCTTATAGTTCCCAAAAATATCGTACCCCCGATGGTGTTCCTGCGGATATCGTTATGTTTACCTTGACCAAGCGGGAGCGCAAGACGGTGACGAAGACACTTCCCATTCGGGAACTGAAAGTGATGCTGATCAAGCGCAAAGGCTGGCCTTTTGCAGGCAGATGGGCATTACCCGGTGGATTTTGTCAGGAGAATGAGTCCATCTACGGTGCAGCTAAGCGTGAGCTGATGGAAGAGACAGGTGTAGATGGTGGACATCTGGAGTACTTGAATGTATACAGTCAGCCGGGTCGTGATCCAAGGGGCTGGATTATCTCTCACGCATTTTTCGCGCTTGTGGAAGAATGGATGCTGGATCAACGCCAAGCAGCAGATGATGCTGAGGATGTTGGATTGTTCACCATCCAGGAGGCGCTGCAAGAACTGGAACTGGCTTTTGATCACAGAACAATCATTGAAGATGCTTATCGACGTATTCAACAGCAGATGCTGGAAACGACGATTGCTCGTCAGTTCCTGCCACGTGATTTTACATTAAGTGAATTATATCAGGTTATTCAAAGTGTTGTGCCGGATTTTGAAGAACCAAACTTCATTCGCAAGATTACGTCTACCCGCAGCCGTAAAGGCATTGTGGAAGAAGTACGGGATGAAGAGGGGAACCTCGTGAGTTCCAACCAGTACTCGCAGCGTCCGGCGCAGTTATATCGTTTTACAGAATTGGTACCACGCCTTTCCATCTATACGTAATAAGGTGTAGATGTGTCAATTGGATTGAATCAGGATCAACCATTTCTGGGCTAAGGGAGTGTTGACGATGAAAGCACTGATTGTCATTGATTTTACGAAGGATTTTGTGACAGGTTCTTTGCCAGTAGGTCAGCCGGCAGTAGAGATTGAAGAGACGATTGCGGCTGTAACTGAGGCCTATTGTAAGAATAAACATGAAGTGATTATGGCTGTGGATCTGCACGAAGAGAATGATCCGTATCACCCGGAGACTGTACTTTTCCCACCTCATAACATCCGTAATACGGAGGGAAGACAGTTATATGGTCGTCTTTCCCAAGTGATGGAAGAACGGATAACGGATATACAGTGGATGGATAAGACGAGATATAGTGCATTCTGTGGGACCGATCTGGAACTCAGACTGCGTGCACGTGGTATTACGGATATTGCACTCATAGGGGTATGCACGGATATTTGCATATTGCATACCGCAGTGGACGCTTACAATAAAGGTTTTCATATTACGGTATATGAAGATGCCGTTGCCAGCTTTAATCCGGCAGGGCATGATTGGGCACTTGGACATTTTCGTTCCAGCCTGGGTGCTTCGGTGGTTAGGGCGAGTGAGACAGTCTTGGCTTAATTTTCTCCATAGTCATGTTTGGTTGACTCCATGTTAGGAACCGGATGAATGTGGTGAATGGTGTATAGAGTTTTTCACGGGAGACTTGTTTGTTTAATACGGATGAACAGAATTATGAAGAATAAGTCTCCATATGTTAACCCGTGTCCACAGGTGAAATCTGCGAACACGAGCGGAAGTCAGAGAGGATGAGACAAATGCAGACAACTAGCCTGGCTTTACATACGGATAAATATCAGATCAATATGATGTACGCCCATTGGGTGAATGGTACTCACAAGCGGAAAGCGGTATTTGAAGCCTATTTCCGCAAACTTCCTTTTGGTAACGGATATGCGGTATTTGCCGGATTGGAACGCATTGTGAACTATATCAGCCAGCTTCGGTTCACGATGGACGACATCAAATTTTTATCCAAACAAGAGGAAAATTACGATCCGGTCTTTCTGGAAGAGTTGCTCCAGTTTTCATTTCAGGGAACGATTCATTCCATGAAGGAGGGTGCAATTGTTTTCCCTGACGAACCGCTCATTCGGGTAGAAGGCTCCATTATGGAGACTCAATTGGTGGAGACGGCGATACTTAACTTCATGAATTATCAGACGTTGATTGCAACCAAGGCTTCGCGGATCAAACAGGTAGCACAGCAGGATACGTTGCTCGAATTCGGCACACGACGTGCACAGGAAGCGGATGCTGCCATCTGGGGCGCACGTGCCTCGTATGTGGCAGGTTTCCATGCAACGTCCAACATGCTGGCCGGAGAGCGCTTCGGGATCCCAACAGCAGGTACACATGCCCATTCCTGGGTACAGAGCTTTATGAGCGAACAGGAGGCGTTTGACGTGTATGCCAAAGTGTTGCCTGATCAGGTTACGCTGCTGGTTGATACCTTTGACACGTTGAACAGTGGAGTACCTCACGCCATCAAGACAGCCAAGAAGCTGGAGAGCCAAGGCAAAAAGATGAATGCTATTCGTCTCGACAGTGGTGACCTAGCGTACTTGTCGATTCAGGCACGTCAGATGCTGGATGAGGCTGGCCTGGATTATGTGAAAATTGTTGCATCCAATGATTTGGATGAAAATACGATTTTCAACCTGAAGGCTCAAGGAGCACGGATTGATACATGGGGTGTTGGTACACAGTTGATTACCGCTTCTGACCAGCCATCTTTGGGTGGAGTATACAAATTGGTGGAGCGTGAAGTGGACGGTGCCATGCTGCCTACGATCAAAATATCTGCCAATCCTGAAAAGGTGTCCACTCCAGGTAAAAAGGAAGTGTTCCGGATCATTGATCCGAAACATGGCAAAGCGATTGCAGATTATATCTGCTATCCAGATGAAGAGCAGCCGCTACAGGGCGGACCGCTCAAGCTGTTCAACCCGCTACACCCTTACCTGAAAAAGACGGTTACCCGCTACGAAGCGGTAAATATGCTGGAGCCAATCTTTGTAAATGGACGTAAAGTGTATGAACTGCCTAATTTGGATGAGATTCGTGCGTATCACCGGGAACAGATGAACCTCTTCTGGCCTGAATACCAACGGAAGCTCAACCCAGAGATATACCGTGTGAACATCAGCCCTGCGGCATGGAATATGAAGCAGAAGCTCATTGCGGAACATGTGAAATCCACAGAGGAATGATCTACACATAAGAATTACAGAGAGGCATAACCAGTGAGGTATACTGGCTTATGCCTTTTTAATATGATCCGAATGAGATGGACCAGTGATGTAAGAAATCTCATGGACAGACTGCCAAGGTAACAGGCTATACTGGAAATAGTCATGCCCAATTCAAGAGGTTGTAGGGGGAAAGCAGTAATTATTTCTCGGGAAAGCGCAGGAGACGCCAAATTCTGCAACTATTGTTTCAATCCCACAGCTGTAGGGGATGAAAGTAAGAGGAGGTGCAGGCATGAGATGGATACTAGGATTGGTCTGGATCGCTTTTATTGCCTATGCATTGTTGTTGGCACCGGGGCAGTCACCAGGAAGTGATCCGATATTCAAAGAACTGATCACCCTGCAAAACAAAGAGCCTTGGTTACTTACGGTGTTTTCGTGGTTGGGTATTTTCCCGGCAGTTTATGCCTGTATGCTGTTAAGAACATCTGTGAAAGAACGAGGTGGCCGTGTACCGGCTTGGCCTTTTGTTATCCTTTCTTTCGGACTGGGTGCATTTGCCCTGCTTCCCTATTATGCATGGTCATCATCCGCAGATAGAGCTTCGGGTTACGCAACCTTACATTTTGGTCGTCAGCGGGAGTCGGGAATTGGACGGGTAGCCGCCAACAAGCTGACGCATGTAGTCCTTTTGCTGTTGACGCTGGGGACATCATTTTATGCGGTGACGCAGGGTCATCCGGATGTATATTCGGAAGCCTTCAAGCAATCTGCCTTTGTACATATCATGACGATTGATTTTGTACTGTTGACCTTACTTTCCATGATTGCGATATACAGGGATGCCAAAGGCAGTCGACGTTCACCAGCTTGGGCCGCGATAGGGATCATCCCCATTGTGGGTCCACTAATCTATCTGTTGACACTCAGAAGAGACAGAGCTTAATCATCAACATCTGAAGAATGCAGAAGTAAAAGGTAGCCGTTAAGCCTGAATGCGAACAATTCATGTGCTTAATGGAAAAGTATATAAAACCCAAAGAAGGAGTAGCTCTCGATGAAAAACCATTTTAACGCATATGTGGTCCGTAAAGAAGAACAGGGCGGAGTGAAAGCTGCTATAGAGCAACTGAAGAAGGAAGATCTGCCAAATGGAGATGTAACGGTACAGGTGCAGTATTCCAGTGTCAATTATAAAGACGGGCTCGCTACCCTTGAGAAGGGTGGTGTCGTTCGTGAATACCCCATGGTACCGGGGATTGATCTGGCCGGAACGGTAGAAGAGTCGGTAAGTGGACGTTTTGCACCAGGAGATCGGGTGATCAGTACAGGATTTGAACCTGGCGTATCCCATTACGGAGGGTACAGCGAGTATGCTCGTTTGCGTAGTGAATGGCTGGTGCCTCTGCCACCGGGTCTCAGTGAGAAAGAAGCCATGGCAATTGGAACCGCAGGATTTACGGCTGCACTTTCGGTTGATGCGCTGTTACAGGCTGGAGTGACACCGGAGATGGGCAAGGTTCTCGTTACGGGTGCAACGGGTGGTGTTGGCAGTATGGCAGTTGCCATTCTGGCGAAACTGGGCTTCGAAGTAACAGCCAGTACAGGCAAGAAAGAACAGGAGGAGTCATTGCTCCGAAACTTGGGTGCCTCAGAGGTTATTACTCGTGAAGAAGCTGATGCTCCAGCTAAAGGAGCCATGGGGAAACAGCTATGGGCGGGAGTTGTTGATCCAACAGGAGGACCAGCTCTTGCGGAGCGATTGAAACAGATTCAATACGGAGGTGCGGTAGCGGTATCCGGCTTAACCGGAGGCACAGCTTTTGAGTCCACGGTACTTCCGTTTATTTTGCGTGGTATCCAGCTTATGGGTATAGACTCTGTATATTGTCCGATGGAACGTCGGGAACGATTGTGGAAACTGCTCGGAGGAGAATGGAAACCGGAGCGTGCGCTGGAACTGGGAATCCGGGAGATTTCTCTAGACCAATTACCTCATACACTGGAGACGATACTCCAAGGTGGTGCAGTAGGTCGTACGGTGGTCAATACAATATCAGACCTGCCATCCGCATAAGATTCTAAGTCCTTAGACATGCTAATTCTACCTGATTGGGTCACAGTACACGTGGCTGGAAAGGAAGGATTGGCATGTGGTTTGGTAGAAAAGGGCGAAGTCTGGTTGGAAAAACAATGAAGTCGGTACTTGTAAGTGGCGTGTTAATCACAAGTATCTGGTCCCTGGTGGCTTGTTCGGCATCATCCATTGAACAGGAGCGGAAGGTCTATACCCGCGAAGCGACAGATGAAGGAAATATGCGGGCACAGAATCAAGGACACGGATTAAACGGTGAATTGGTGAGTGAGATCAGTAAGAGTTTTGAAGCAAAAGGCATTCAGCTGATGAATAATATGTCTGCCGATGACGGCCATGGTGGGATCTCTTATATGTATTTGTTGAATGGAAGTGGCAGACACATTGTGAAAGTTCATATTTTCAGTGATAAGGCTGCACGAGCTGCCAGCATGAAACAAATGTATAGTGAGGATCGGGATGAGGCTGTCTTGGAGAATGCGCTTGGACGGACAACGATTCGCAGCAAAGGATATGTATCACTCGTTTATACAGCTTCTGGTGGAGAAAAGGACAAGTATGAACAGGATGTTATGCAGGTATTCCAACATGTGTTGGAGCAATTAAGGTAGGAGAAGATGGGAGCACAGAAAACTTTCAATCCTTACCGTACAGCTGAAAATAAACCCTAAAACCCGTCTGATATTTCAGACGGGTTTATATATTTCACGCATGACATGTCGCAGCTCGGGCAAAATGAGTTTTTCCATGGCCAATTTGACGGCTCCTTTGGAACCCGGCATGGAGAATACGGCTGTGCGTCCAATCGTTCCAGCGACGGCTCTACTCAGGATGGCAGCGGAACCGATATCTTCGGTGTAACTGAGAAAACGGAAGATCTCACCGAAACCCGGGAGTTCCTTGTCCAGTAGTGAGGACACCGCTTCGTAGGTTGTATCTCGGGGTGCAATCCCTGTTCCGCCGCTAAGTAACACGGCTTCGACATCATCACGAACGGCTGCATCTTGCAGGATGCTTCGAATGTTCTCCGTTTCATCTGGTGTGATGATGTATTCAACGATCTGATAACCCGCTTCATTCAGAAGCTGGTGCATGAGCTGGCCACTGGTGTCAGTGTCTTTAGTGCGTGTGTCCGATACTGTAACAATCATACACGATACCGTGGTC
This window contains:
- a CDS encoding MogA/MoaB family molybdenum cofactor biosynthesis protein, translating into MTNSVEQHRQEAPTTVSCMIVTVSDTRTKDTDTSGQLMHQLLNEAGYQIVEYIITPDETENIRSILQDAAVRDDVEAVLLSGGTGIAPRDTTYEAVSSLLDKELPGFGEIFRFLSYTEDIGSAAILSRAVAGTIGRTAVFSMPGSKGAVKLAMEKLILPELRHVMREIYKPV
- a CDS encoding isochorismatase family cysteine hydrolase; the protein is MKALIVIDFTKDFVTGSLPVGQPAVEIEETIAAVTEAYCKNKHEVIMAVDLHEENDPYHPETVLFPPHNIRNTEGRQLYGRLSQVMEERITDIQWMDKTRYSAFCGTDLELRLRARGITDIALIGVCTDICILHTAVDAYNKGFHITVYEDAVASFNPAGHDWALGHFRSSLGASVVRASETVLA
- a CDS encoding oxidoreductase; this translates as MKNHFNAYVVRKEEQGGVKAAIEQLKKEDLPNGDVTVQVQYSSVNYKDGLATLEKGGVVREYPMVPGIDLAGTVEESVSGRFAPGDRVISTGFEPGVSHYGGYSEYARLRSEWLVPLPPGLSEKEAMAIGTAGFTAALSVDALLQAGVTPEMGKVLVTGATGGVGSMAVAILAKLGFEVTASTGKKEQEESLLRNLGASEVITREEADAPAKGAMGKQLWAGVVDPTGGPALAERLKQIQYGGAVAVSGLTGGTAFESTVLPFILRGIQLMGIDSVYCPMERRERLWKLLGGEWKPERALELGIREISLDQLPHTLETILQGGAVGRTVVNTISDLPSA
- a CDS encoding nicotinate phosphoribosyltransferase, which encodes MQTTSLALHTDKYQINMMYAHWVNGTHKRKAVFEAYFRKLPFGNGYAVFAGLERIVNYISQLRFTMDDIKFLSKQEENYDPVFLEELLQFSFQGTIHSMKEGAIVFPDEPLIRVEGSIMETQLVETAILNFMNYQTLIATKASRIKQVAQQDTLLEFGTRRAQEADAAIWGARASYVAGFHATSNMLAGERFGIPTAGTHAHSWVQSFMSEQEAFDVYAKVLPDQVTLLVDTFDTLNSGVPHAIKTAKKLESQGKKMNAIRLDSGDLAYLSIQARQMLDEAGLDYVKIVASNDLDENTIFNLKAQGARIDTWGVGTQLITASDQPSLGGVYKLVEREVDGAMLPTIKISANPEKVSTPGKKEVFRIIDPKHGKAIADYICYPDEEQPLQGGPLKLFNPLHPYLKKTVTRYEAVNMLEPIFVNGRKVYELPNLDEIRAYHREQMNLFWPEYQRKLNPEIYRVNISPAAWNMKQKLIAEHVKSTEE